In Methanobrevibacter sp., one genomic interval encodes:
- a CDS encoding SseB family protein, translating into MKIEDISNGELRRLLGTENPSDEDISALARELFKSSLIIPCVNADDGVNFVLIWNSQDEAHLPLFTDIDEFEKIFESYDEVFAQAYDFDDILSVAEEKIVINPASESFVFDSDALFTGDKMDEKKLEELKKETQIDNSRLEEIMAREITPEMQREFFEAVKDAQLYLPVSLSENMFAGIENAKEGDVFEPEGQPGFNINYLTNSEGEKAVPLFTSDEMMEKSGLKSSAMIMYVSDIVEMLSQSERYSTVVINPLTETELNIPMESFINILRQPTEEENEMMESINRLVELLEKHSVELEENTTLFIRLDENLMVENAVDGVFTVHVPVYVSSNPKYREDLKYTNILLMPKSKKILPIGPSENDLDIVIAPGTEFHLEDTMDETTNLWMCGAQPFYDDR; encoded by the coding sequence ATGAAAATTGAAGATATCTCAAACGGTGAACTTAGAAGGCTTTTGGGCACTGAAAACCCCTCAGACGAAGACATTTCAGCACTGGCCCGTGAGCTTTTCAAATCATCCCTGATAATTCCATGCGTCAATGCAGACGACGGCGTCAACTTCGTTTTGATATGGAACAGTCAAGACGAAGCACATCTGCCTCTTTTTACAGACATTGACGAGTTTGAAAAGATATTTGAAAGCTATGATGAGGTATTTGCACAGGCATATGACTTTGATGACATTCTAAGCGTGGCCGAAGAGAAAATTGTAATTAATCCAGCATCCGAATCATTCGTATTTGACTCGGATGCACTATTTACAGGTGATAAGATGGATGAAAAGAAACTGGAAGAGCTTAAAAAGGAAACACAGATTGACAACTCACGTCTTGAAGAGATAATGGCAAGGGAAATAACTCCTGAAATGCAGAGGGAATTTTTTGAAGCGGTGAAGGACGCTCAGCTGTACCTTCCCGTATCACTCAGTGAAAACATGTTTGCAGGCATTGAAAATGCAAAGGAAGGGGATGTCTTTGAACCGGAAGGACAGCCGGGATTCAACATCAACTACCTCACCAACAGCGAAGGCGAAAAGGCAGTGCCGCTTTTCACATCCGATGAAATGATGGAAAAGTCAGGACTTAAAAGCTCAGCAATGATAATGTATGTTTCAGACATTGTGGAAATGCTAAGCCAGTCAGAGAGATACTCAACAGTGGTGATAAATCCGTTAACCGAGACAGAACTCAATATTCCAATGGAATCATTCATAAACATATTAAGACAGCCCACTGAAGAGGAAAACGAGATGATGGAATCAATAAACAGGCTGGTTGAACTTCTTGAAAAGCATTCAGTGGAGCTTGAGGAAAACACCACATTATTTATAAGGCTTGATGAAAACCTCATGGTGGAAAATGCTGTCGACGGAGTTTTCACAGTTCACGTTCCTGTATATGTGTCAAGCAATCCCAAATACCGTGAGGACCTCAAATACACAAACATTCTGCTGATGCCTAAATCAAAAAAGATCCTGCCGATAGGGCCATCCGAAAACGACCTTGACATTGTCATAGCGCCTGGAAC